Proteins encoded by one window of Candidatus Nitrosocosmicus hydrocola:
- a CDS encoding patatin-like phospholipase family protein, with the protein MSYQFKDDSHDRHKKSRSIENVLVMQGGGSHGAFACGVYKALVKQNVRIDIVAGTSIGAVNAAIIVGSKSAHPEQDLENFWLEIAESNFQLIPDMFTYDWDVQTGSYIAKKISSASANAAFFGIPKMFIPKWNWWSKRSKYSKYVLKKDQQTSDIRSWTYLYDHSPLGDTLERYIDYKKLNLAATKEVLPSVLRLIITAVDVLTAKPLIFDNTQVEIKTQHILASTGYPIYGFPWVEVDENVYGWDGSLLSSTPIREVLFVSPRNDKNIIIVENYPKKIDRLPSNMAEVANRYKDILFSDKDQYSIKMSKLLTRHIRLIENLYDIFENFADKSHVDIDKIKSIEKEYKTLIENYGAEIRSITRIARSEIESPTILKNADFSVGTIKNLIEQGEKKTIEKLKDIDFE; encoded by the coding sequence ATGAGCTATCAATTTAAGGACGACAGTCATGATAGGCACAAAAAATCAAGGAGTATTGAAAATGTCCTAGTCATGCAAGGTGGAGGCTCACATGGAGCATTCGCATGTGGTGTGTATAAGGCATTAGTAAAACAAAATGTAAGAATTGATATTGTCGCAGGAACATCAATTGGTGCTGTAAATGCAGCCATAATAGTTGGCAGCAAATCAGCTCATCCAGAACAGGACCTAGAAAATTTCTGGCTTGAAATTGCTGAGAGTAACTTTCAACTTATTCCAGATATGTTTACATACGACTGGGATGTCCAAACAGGAAGTTATATTGCAAAGAAAATATCTTCAGCTTCAGCAAATGCCGCCTTCTTTGGAATACCAAAGATGTTTATACCGAAATGGAACTGGTGGAGTAAACGCAGTAAATATTCAAAGTATGTATTAAAAAAGGATCAACAAACTTCTGATATTAGGAGCTGGACATATCTATATGACCATTCTCCGCTAGGAGATACACTGGAAAGATATATTGATTACAAGAAACTTAATTTGGCTGCAACAAAGGAAGTATTACCCTCAGTCCTGAGACTAATTATTACCGCCGTTGATGTATTAACTGCGAAGCCTCTCATTTTTGATAACACTCAGGTAGAGATTAAAACACAACATATACTTGCAAGCACAGGGTATCCGATCTATGGATTCCCTTGGGTAGAAGTGGATGAAAACGTTTATGGATGGGATGGAAGTCTGCTTAGTAGCACTCCCATACGAGAGGTATTGTTTGTGTCACCCCGAAACGATAAAAACATCATTATAGTTGAAAATTATCCAAAAAAAATTGATAGGCTTCCATCTAATATGGCAGAAGTTGCTAACAGATACAAAGACATTTTGTTTAGTGATAAAGACCAGTATAGTATTAAAATGTCAAAACTATTGACTCGGCACATCAGACTCATTGAAAATCTATATGATATATTTGAAAACTTCGCAGATAAATCTCATGTTGATATTGATAAGATCAAAAGTATTGAAAAAGAATACAAGACGTTGATAGAAAATTATGGCGCAGAAATCAGATCGATCACAAGAATAGCACGTTCTGAAATAGAATCACCAACAATTTTAAAAAATGCTGACTTTTCGGTCGGGACAATAAAAAACCTAATAGAACAAGGAGAGAAAAAGACAATAGAAAAACTTAAAGACATTGACTTTGAATAA
- a CDS encoding response regulator — protein MVDDEEELAELYRQFITSMGFDAISFTRPLIALEHYQKNPYKYSLVVTDLRMPGINGIELANKIRILNSSVKIFLITAFDILDLEKELEFKSAKFTKILQKPIKLATLKMIIEENMGLRKKSFLLKHLAS, from the coding sequence ATAGTAGATGATGAAGAAGAGTTAGCGGAACTCTACAGACAGTTCATAACAAGTATGGGGTTTGATGCAATATCTTTTACAAGACCTTTGATTGCTTTAGAGCACTACCAAAAAAACCCTTACAAATATTCGCTGGTAGTCACAGACTTGAGAATGCCTGGTATAAATGGGATCGAACTTGCAAACAAGATAAGGATTCTTAACTCCTCAGTAAAAATATTTCTCATAACCGCTTTTGATATATTGGATTTGGAAAAAGAACTAGAATTCAAGTCAGCAAAATTTACTAAAATCCTGCAAAAGCCAATTAAACTTGCTACACTTAAGATGATTATTGAAGAGAACATGGGTCTAAGAAAAAAATCTTTTCTCCTAAAACATCTAGCATCATAG
- a CDS encoding LLM class flavin-dependent oxidoreductase, producing the protein MKLLGYWASQEQYSINDLISFVREAESGGFTATMTSDHFHPWWNDGGFGNFTWVWLTAAAERTKHMKFVTGVTSPVYRYNPAIIAQAFASLDVLYPGRISLGIGTGEAMNEVSVGFDWPLAKIRLARTIEAIHIINHLWNKKQEQLKSNDNNKVKSDPNSEYIDDEGFLTYEGQYFRTRSAKLYTSSLNKIPLYMAASGTEAIHTAAKYTDGLITITKPDKSKETFVEFDKAALKAGKDPQSLQKIGKPKISYSEDYDKAFKSAGFWRAGEIENVFDSPINDPRKLQEKALKEVSDEKLKESTLIITSIEDLINPLEEYFKVGFTQIYLHSTSPNELDFVQEFCKKVLPYFARMNE; encoded by the coding sequence ATGAAATTACTTGGTTACTGGGCCTCGCAAGAACAATATTCTATAAATGATTTGATAAGTTTTGTAAGAGAAGCGGAATCAGGTGGATTTACTGCCACCATGACAAGTGATCACTTTCATCCATGGTGGAACGACGGTGGATTTGGTAACTTTACATGGGTATGGTTAACTGCCGCAGCCGAAAGGACTAAACATATGAAGTTTGTAACAGGAGTAACCTCTCCTGTTTATAGATATAATCCTGCTATAATAGCACAGGCTTTTGCATCATTGGATGTATTGTATCCTGGTAGAATTAGTCTCGGAATTGGAACAGGAGAAGCCATGAATGAGGTTTCAGTAGGTTTTGATTGGCCTCTTGCCAAAATTAGGCTAGCCAGGACGATAGAAGCGATCCATATAATTAATCATCTTTGGAATAAAAAACAAGAACAACTCAAGTCTAATGACAATAATAAAGTCAAATCTGATCCTAACAGTGAATATATAGATGATGAAGGATTTTTAACATATGAAGGTCAGTACTTTAGAACAAGGTCAGCGAAATTATATACATCTTCTCTCAATAAAATTCCCTTATATATGGCGGCCTCAGGAACAGAGGCAATTCATACGGCCGCCAAATATACAGATGGTCTCATAACCATTACAAAACCTGATAAATCAAAAGAGACATTTGTTGAATTTGATAAAGCGGCGTTAAAAGCTGGCAAAGATCCACAATCACTCCAAAAAATTGGAAAACCAAAAATATCTTACTCTGAGGATTATGATAAGGCATTCAAATCAGCTGGATTTTGGCGAGCCGGGGAGATTGAAAATGTATTTGATAGTCCCATCAATGACCCAAGAAAATTACAAGAAAAAGCCTTAAAAGAAGTTTCTGATGAAAAGTTAAAAGAGTCAACATTGATAATCACATCTATAGAAGATTTGATAAACCCACTTGAAGAATACTTTAAGGTCGGCTTTACGCAAATCTATTTACATAGCACTAGTCCTAATGAGCTTGATTTTGTACAAGAATTTTGCAAAAAGGTATTACCATATTTTGCAAGAATGAATGAATAA
- a CDS encoding thiamine pyrophosphate-dependent enzyme, with protein MNEFEGIQTSDILVESLIDWGVNVIFGIPGDGINGFMEALRKRQDKIKFVLVRHEESAAFMACAYAKYTGKLGACVATSGPGAIHLLNGLYDAKLDNAPVIAITGRTYSDLMGSRYQQDVNQLELFADVAIYNNMIIAPEQVEMAVDIACRTALTHKGVSHLTIPIDIQEKKLEGNYSKHKVPGHTSDTFTNVHLGSDKQSIQKAADVINSGNKIVILAGQGAINAGEQIILLSEKIRAPIIKALLGKAIVPDEHPNCLGGIGMLGTSPSLEAMEEADTLFMIGTSFPYIEYLPKPGQARGIQIDIKPERIGLRYPVEVALVGDSNQTLSELLPLLEAKNSDSIQSNFLKSKQELMKKWNELLISQGNPDNNSKIFNNSKKNDDGKNLNKYLIKPQAIASAVSNFLDDKAIVSVDSGTNTIFAARFIKMRKDMKFSLSGTLASMACGLPYSIAAKIAFPDRQSVAFVGDGGFTMLMGEFATAVQYNLPIKVIILKNNTLGMIRWEQMAFLGNPEFGVEFSSIDFAKFAEACGGRGYTIRYENEIEQVMSIAMKEENNKPVIIEAYVDPFEPPMPPKVEPEFVKNVAESFAKGQPYTKRIGLTLFRNQIDTTINDVKTKVTQTVETMKKTIQSK; from the coding sequence ATGAATGAGTTTGAAGGAATACAGACTTCGGATATCCTTGTAGAAAGTCTAATTGATTGGGGAGTGAATGTTATCTTTGGTATTCCTGGTGATGGTATTAACGGTTTTATGGAAGCTCTACGAAAGCGACAGGACAAAATCAAATTTGTATTGGTAAGACATGAAGAATCAGCTGCATTTATGGCTTGTGCTTATGCAAAATATACAGGAAAACTTGGGGCATGTGTAGCTACTTCAGGACCTGGTGCCATACACCTTCTAAATGGATTATACGATGCAAAATTAGATAACGCTCCCGTAATAGCCATAACGGGCAGAACTTATTCTGATTTAATGGGATCAAGGTATCAACAAGATGTTAATCAATTGGAATTGTTTGCTGATGTTGCCATTTATAATAATATGATAATTGCTCCCGAACAGGTTGAAATGGCTGTTGACATAGCATGTAGAACTGCATTAACACATAAAGGTGTTAGTCATCTTACCATTCCCATTGATATTCAAGAAAAAAAGTTAGAAGGCAATTATTCAAAGCACAAAGTACCAGGTCATACCTCTGATACATTCACTAATGTCCATCTAGGTTCAGATAAGCAGTCAATACAAAAAGCTGCCGACGTTATTAATTCGGGTAATAAAATCGTAATATTAGCAGGTCAAGGGGCTATAAATGCAGGAGAACAGATTATCCTCCTTTCAGAGAAAATAAGAGCTCCTATTATCAAAGCATTGTTGGGCAAAGCTATTGTTCCAGATGAACATCCTAATTGTTTGGGAGGTATCGGAATGCTTGGTACTTCTCCTAGTCTAGAGGCAATGGAAGAAGCAGATACGTTATTTATGATAGGAACGTCATTCCCATATATTGAATATCTTCCAAAACCTGGGCAGGCTCGTGGAATTCAAATAGATATAAAACCAGAAAGAATTGGGTTACGGTATCCGGTGGAAGTTGCTCTGGTTGGGGATTCTAATCAAACATTATCGGAGTTACTTCCTCTTTTGGAAGCAAAAAATAGCGATAGTATTCAATCAAATTTTCTAAAGTCTAAACAAGAATTAATGAAAAAATGGAATGAACTATTGATTTCACAGGGCAATCCAGATAATAATTCGAAGATCTTTAACAATAGCAAAAAAAATGATGATGGTAAAAATTTGAACAAATATCTTATCAAACCTCAAGCCATTGCCTCTGCAGTCTCAAACTTTTTAGATGACAAAGCCATAGTTTCTGTTGACAGTGGAACAAATACAATATTTGCAGCTCGTTTTATAAAAATGCGAAAGGATATGAAATTTTCTCTATCAGGAACATTGGCCTCCATGGCTTGTGGACTTCCTTATTCCATAGCTGCAAAAATTGCATTTCCTGATAGACAATCTGTTGCATTCGTGGGAGATGGTGGATTTACAATGCTTATGGGAGAATTTGCAACTGCTGTCCAATATAATTTACCAATAAAAGTGATTATATTGAAAAATAATACTTTAGGAATGATAAGATGGGAACAAATGGCTTTCTTGGGAAATCCGGAATTTGGAGTAGAGTTTTCTTCGATAGACTTTGCAAAATTTGCTGAGGCCTGTGGAGGTAGAGGCTACACTATAAGATATGAAAATGAGATAGAACAAGTTATGAGTATTGCAATGAAAGAAGAAAATAATAAACCGGTAATTATTGAAGCATATGTTGATCCCTTTGAGCCGCCAATGCCTCCAAAAGTAGAACCAGAATTTGTAAAAAACGTTGCAGAATCATTTGCAAAGGGACAACCCTATACAAAAAGGATCGGGCTTACTCTCTTTAGAAATCAGATTGATACAACAATTAATGATGTCAAGACCAAAGTAACTCAAACTGTAGAAACTATGAAAAAAACCATTCAATCCAAATGA
- a CDS encoding alpha/beta fold hydrolase has product MKQRAFSSIFFVLFIAMIFVSSSGFTISSTNFVLVDATSSLGQSIQQDQLDLQSAINNEVQQTITETIDSINTVNNSNISTLSIDNNTQSDNISLSPPPSFQDKTSEIDNLPTQMVRVGDIDIGYKQIGEGNNTIVLITGLGGTMDMWSPNLLNNLTNAPSDYKVIIFDNRGAGESTVGTKEFSINQFTNDTLGFLDALGIDKPDVLGWSMGAFIAQQLASLHPDRVESLILYASSCGGPDAVLPTPEVIQTYSNTSLTPEVIAQKSIELMFPTSWFEANPNYPNYIPIPSESVSPEVTEMQTNALENWNGNCRILSNITSPTLAIVGTDDYFTPAANSINIVEKVPGAWLIQIKDAGHGLMYQYPEIFNEAVLSFLSINDMQR; this is encoded by the coding sequence ATGAAACAAAGAGCATTTTCCTCAATATTTTTCGTTTTATTTATTGCAATGATTTTTGTAAGTAGCAGTGGTTTTACTATTTCAAGCACAAATTTTGTTTTGGTTGATGCAACATCCTCCCTAGGTCAGTCTATTCAACAAGACCAGTTGGACTTGCAATCAGCCATAAATAACGAGGTACAGCAAACGATTACTGAAACCATTGATAGTATCAATACTGTTAATAATTCAAATATTAGCACTTTATCTATCGATAATAATACTCAATCAGATAACATATCTCTATCACCACCACCATCATTTCAAGATAAGACTAGTGAGATAGATAACTTACCAACCCAAATGGTAAGGGTAGGTGATATTGACATAGGCTATAAGCAAATAGGTGAAGGCAATAACACAATTGTTCTAATCACAGGATTAGGTGGTACTATGGACATGTGGAGTCCAAACTTGCTAAATAACTTGACCAATGCTCCAAGTGACTATAAAGTGATTATTTTTGATAACAGGGGTGCTGGCGAATCAACTGTAGGAACCAAAGAATTTTCAATCAATCAATTTACAAATGATACACTAGGATTTTTGGATGCATTAGGAATTGACAAACCTGATGTCCTTGGATGGTCTATGGGGGCTTTTATCGCACAACAGCTAGCTTCATTGCATCCAGATAGAGTTGAGAGTCTCATCTTGTATGCTTCCAGTTGTGGTGGTCCTGATGCAGTTCTACCTACTCCTGAAGTAATCCAAACTTATAGTAATACTTCTCTAACCCCTGAAGTAATAGCTCAGAAATCCATCGAATTGATGTTTCCTACTTCCTGGTTTGAAGCAAATCCTAATTATCCAAACTACATCCCAATCCCATCTGAATCCGTGTCGCCGGAAGTAACGGAAATGCAAACAAATGCATTGGAAAACTGGAATGGTAATTGTCGGATTCTTAGTAATATTACTTCACCCACTTTAGCCATCGTTGGGACTGACGATTATTTTACTCCAGCAGCAAATTCAATTAACATAGTTGAAAAAGTTCCTGGAGCGTGGTTAATACAGATAAAAGATGCGGGTCATGGACTAATGTATCAATACCCTGAGATATTCAATGAAGCAGTACTTTCATTCTTAAGCATCAATGATATGCAGAGGTAA
- a CDS encoding SRPBCC domain-containing protein, with protein sequence MDLRYSLHAKIAKPVEEVFDAIYDPEKLSKYFTTEGASGPLDEGKEIIWRFHESSEKISIFVNQSVKNQRIVFEWNSHAENDSCITQEIDFEQIANCATLVKVSQHGWKNMVQESIDESFVSCMGWTQMLCSLKVYLEYGKNLREFFY encoded by the coding sequence GTGGATTTAAGATATAGTCTGCATGCAAAAATAGCAAAGCCAGTTGAGGAAGTATTTGATGCGATATATGATCCTGAGAAATTAAGTAAATACTTTACAACAGAAGGTGCAAGTGGTCCGCTAGATGAAGGTAAAGAGATCATATGGAGGTTTCATGAGTCTTCAGAAAAAATATCCATCTTCGTCAATCAATCTGTGAAGAATCAGAGGATCGTTTTTGAATGGAATAGCCACGCTGAAAACGACAGTTGTATTACACAGGAAATTGATTTTGAGCAAATTGCAAATTGCGCAACATTGGTGAAAGTTTCACAGCACGGATGGAAAAATATGGTCCAGGAGTCTATAGATGAATCTTTTGTTAGCTGTATGGGTTGGACACAGATGCTATGTAGTTTGAAGGTTTACCTAGAATATGGTAAGAATCTAAGGGAATTTTTTTACTAA
- a CDS encoding YncE family protein translates to MTDRIITYFIVLLISITLSPAFLNSGVAWAQSTSQTIKVGESPQIIKYNPSNGDIYVANFGSGDISVIDSDTNKVISTIQVGSSPNALEYSVSNGDMYASNLDQVLAIDSNTNKVIQNIDAGDSPQFLKYNPSNGEVYVGNLGQILAIDSNTNKVIHTLHIPHGPIFLEYNPSNGDIYVASDPNSDSDTDVNGKVVVIDNATNKIIHTISVGKGPSFLEYNPSNGDIYVANSESGDISVIDSDTNKVISTIQVGSSPNALEYSVSNGDIYVANSESGDISVIDSDTNKVINTVETGDNLQNLVYNPSNGDIYVTSISNSDGSGKVVVINSDTNKVISTIDVGDDPQDIKYNPSNGDIYVANENSNNVSLIITTETNSTS, encoded by the coding sequence TTGACAGATAGAATCATAACCTATTTTATTGTTTTATTAATCTCAATTACTTTGTCTCCTGCTTTTTTGAATAGTGGAGTAGCATGGGCACAATCGACATCACAAACTATCAAAGTGGGAGAGTCTCCTCAGATTATAAAGTACAATCCTAGTAATGGTGATATCTATGTGGCCAACTTTGGTTCAGGGGATATATCGGTAATAGACAGTGATACTAACAAGGTGATCAGTACAATACAAGTAGGAAGTAGTCCTAATGCTTTAGAATACAGCGTAAGTAATGGTGATATGTACGCTAGTAACTTGGATCAGGTATTAGCAATAGACAGTAATACTAACAAGGTGATTCAAAATATTGATGCAGGAGACAGTCCGCAATTTCTAAAATACAACCCTAGTAATGGTGAGGTATACGTAGGTAACTTAGGACAGATATTAGCAATAGACAGTAATACTAACAAGGTGATTCACACTTTACATATACCTCATGGCCCGATTTTCTTAGAATATAACCCAAGTAATGGAGATATCTATGTAGCATCTGATCCTAACTCAGATTCAGATACAGATGTAAATGGCAAGGTAGTTGTGATAGATAATGCTACAAATAAGATAATCCATACCATTAGTGTAGGAAAGGGTCCAAGTTTCTTAGAATATAACCCTAGTAATGGAGATATCTATGTGGCCAACTCCGAATCAGGGGATATATCGGTAATAGACAGCGATACTAACAAGGTTATTAGCACAATACAAGTAGGAAGTAGTCCTAATGCTTTAGAATACAGCGTAAGTAATGGTGATATCTATGTGGCCAACTCCGAATCAGGGGATATATCTGTAATAGACAGCGATACTAACAAGGTTATCAACACTGTTGAGACTGGAGACAATCTGCAAAATCTCGTTTACAACCCAAGTAATGGTGATATCTATGTTACCTCCATTTCCAACTCCGATGGAAGTGGTAAGGTAGTTGTGATAAACAGCGATACTAACAAGGTTATTAGCACCATTGATGTAGGAGATGATCCACAAGATATAAAGTACAACCCAAGTAATGGTGATATCTATGTGGCAAACGAAAATTCAAACAATGTTTCGTTAATAATCACAACTGAGACTAACTCCACATCCTAA
- a CDS encoding WD40/YVTN/BNR-like repeat-containing protein encodes MTTTTPTIFASMQTTLLVLNSTKDGWKVHESLKNVNPSSIAFDHLRPDRVYCGTFDNGLWKTDDKGQSWEKTSLEMPGSSIMSLSVSPIKRANEEFNKLFVGMEPSLIFTSIDGGKSWEKIDGFNKLPSSSTWSFPPRPWTHHVRWIELDVNNENNVFSAIEAGALIKSFDGGRSWIDKVKDGPYDTHTLRTHKNSPQRLYSAAGDGYFESLDYGNTWERRDKGLGPHTYLYGLAVNHNDPHNIIVSAASNAWKSHAIQDLETFVYRRNSDEKNSGWILSSDGLPEPKGTVISIIESNPKNKDEFYCLNNRGVFYSSDSGESWTSLDIPWPKEYNLQHPWALAVIE; translated from the coding sequence TTGACGACAACTACTCCTACAATTTTTGCTTCCATGCAAACCACTCTACTAGTTTTAAACTCTACAAAAGATGGTTGGAAAGTTCATGAGAGTTTAAAAAATGTAAATCCTAGTAGTATTGCATTTGATCATCTTAGACCTGATAGAGTATATTGTGGAACTTTTGATAATGGACTTTGGAAAACTGATGATAAAGGTCAAAGTTGGGAAAAGACTTCGTTGGAAATGCCGGGTTCAAGCATAATGTCTCTTTCAGTAAGCCCTATTAAGAGAGCTAATGAAGAGTTTAACAAATTATTTGTGGGAATGGAGCCTAGCTTAATATTTACATCAATTGATGGCGGTAAAAGTTGGGAAAAGATTGATGGATTTAATAAGTTACCTTCGTCTTCTACATGGTCATTTCCTCCAAGACCGTGGACTCATCATGTTCGTTGGATAGAACTGGATGTAAATAATGAAAATAATGTTTTTTCAGCTATTGAAGCTGGTGCATTAATCAAAAGTTTTGATGGAGGCAGGTCATGGATAGACAAGGTAAAGGATGGCCCATATGATACTCATACTTTAAGAACTCACAAAAATTCTCCACAAAGACTGTATTCTGCCGCAGGTGATGGTTATTTTGAAAGCTTGGATTACGGAAATACATGGGAAAGAAGGGATAAAGGATTAGGACCCCATACATATCTATACGGTCTTGCAGTAAATCACAACGATCCTCATAACATAATAGTATCTGCAGCTAGTAATGCTTGGAAATCACATGCTATTCAAGATTTAGAAACCTTCGTATATAGACGTAATTCTGATGAAAAAAATAGCGGCTGGATTCTATCATCTGATGGTCTGCCGGAACCAAAAGGTACAGTCATTTCTATTATAGAATCTAATCCAAAAAATAAGGATGAATTTTATTGTTTGAATAATCGAGGAGTATTCTACTCTTCAGATTCAGGAGAATCATGGACATCATTAGATATACCATGGCCTAAAGAATATAATTTGCAACATCCTTGGGCGTTGGCAGTTATAGAATGA
- a CDS encoding DUF899 domain-containing protein: protein MTDHKIGSREEWLAARLELLKAEKELTRRGDELAQLRQNLPWVKIDKQYRFETDEGVASLTDLFRGRSQLLIYHFMFGPEYTGGCPACSAIADGFNGFIVHLENHDVTMIAVSRAPIASLQAYKHRMGWTFPWVSSLDSDFNYDFNTSFSKEKQLSGSVDYNYRAINSIPDSEAGSNKFAEMTGTDVLTYTREAPGMSAFALYEGVVYHTYSSYSRGLDALWGMYQWLDRAPKGRNETGLWFRRHDEYFHDSE, encoded by the coding sequence ATGACTGACCACAAAATCGGATCACGTGAAGAATGGCTCGCTGCTCGGCTGGAGCTACTTAAGGCAGAGAAGGAGCTGACACGGCGTGGTGACGAATTGGCCCAATTGCGACAGAATCTACCTTGGGTTAAAATCGACAAGCAGTATCGTTTTGAGACTGACGAGGGAGTGGCGTCTCTAACTGATCTATTCAGAGGACGCTCACAGCTTCTTATCTATCATTTTATGTTTGGTCCCGAATATACAGGGGGCTGCCCTGCATGTTCTGCGATTGCCGACGGCTTTAACGGTTTTATTGTACACCTTGAAAACCATGATGTAACAATGATAGCCGTCTCCCGTGCACCAATCGCCTCACTTCAGGCCTACAAGCACCGGATGGGTTGGACATTCCCATGGGTCTCATCACTGGACAGCGACTTCAATTACGACTTCAATACGTCGTTCTCCAAGGAAAAACAACTCTCAGGCAGTGTTGACTATAATTATCGCGCAATCAACTCGATCCCTGACTCAGAAGCGGGATCAAATAAGTTCGCGGAGATGACCGGCACCGATGTTCTAACCTATACCCGTGAGGCGCCGGGAATGAGCGCATTTGCGTTATATGAAGGGGTTGTTTATCATACATATTCAAGCTATTCGCGAGGCCTTGATGCTCTTTGGGGGATGTATCAGTGGCTAGACCGGGCACCAAAAGGTAGAAATGAAACGGGTTTGTGGTTTAGAAGACACGATGAATACTTTCACGACTCAGAATAG
- a CDS encoding DUF2182 domain-containing protein: MDKSQKIIGISLVTISIITWIFSIDQPDMMHAMMTLNPLAVTIFTISWTVGMAAMMFPAIIPMVLLYNRFSKSKTDDDNNNNVSSNRKLNQDVDKPETKEDGQRHKYSYLLVSRRVIKTSGFVGTYLLVWSLTGVMLLLFWSVLMNNLFVGYNTNDFAVVSGILLVISGFYQFSSLKKKCLAYCESPLAFFMKRWKGNKLIDGLKMGLYHGMYCLGCCWPYFLLMIALGWMNILWMGLFAVIIFVEKIWSKGIWLARGVGVMFILIGLLTITGMISVVTEGNEMASSDNDITSMTSMDMNNTVQDSEIKDMKHNMDMNMK; encoded by the coding sequence ATGGATAAATCTCAGAAAATAATAGGCATTTCCCTTGTTACTATTTCTATAATTACTTGGATTTTTTCTATAGACCAACCAGACATGATGCACGCCATGATGACTCTAAATCCCTTAGCTGTCACAATTTTTACCATTAGTTGGACAGTAGGGATGGCCGCAATGATGTTTCCAGCCATAATTCCTATGGTATTACTATACAATCGCTTTAGCAAAAGTAAAACCGACGACGACAATAATAATAATGTTTCTTCAAATAGAAAACTTAACCAAGATGTAGATAAACCTGAAACAAAAGAGGATGGACAACGTCATAAATATTCATATTTGCTTGTATCCCGTAGGGTTATCAAAACATCCGGTTTTGTGGGAACATATCTTTTGGTATGGTCATTAACAGGAGTTATGCTACTCTTGTTTTGGTCTGTACTTATGAATAATCTGTTTGTAGGATATAACACAAACGATTTTGCTGTCGTATCAGGAATTTTGCTTGTAATATCTGGATTTTATCAGTTTAGCTCATTGAAAAAAAAATGTTTAGCTTATTGTGAGTCTCCTTTGGCATTTTTTATGAAGAGATGGAAAGGAAACAAATTGATAGATGGCTTGAAGATGGGATTATATCATGGAATGTATTGTCTTGGATGTTGTTGGCCTTACTTTTTACTCATGATTGCATTAGGCTGGATGAATATTTTGTGGATGGGATTGTTTGCAGTCATCATTTTTGTAGAGAAAATTTGGTCAAAAGGAATTTGGTTGGCAAGGGGAGTTGGAGTCATGTTCATATTAATAGGATTACTTACAATAACTGGAATGATATCAGTAGTAACAGAAGGGAATGAGATGGCAAGTTCTGATAATGACATAACCTCTATGACCTCAATGGATATGAATAATACTGTCCAAGACAGCGAAATAAAGGATATGAAACATAATATGGATATGAACATGAAATAG